Proteins encoded together in one Electrophorus electricus isolate fEleEle1 chromosome 9, fEleEle1.pri, whole genome shotgun sequence window:
- the tacr3l gene encoding tachykinin receptor 3-like, which translates to MAVPQIGSNITRNFTNQFVQPPWRVALWSVAYSSVLAVAVFGNLIVIWIILAHKRMRTVTNYFLLNLAFSDASMAAFNTLINFIYATHGEWYFGEAYCKFHNFFPVTAVFASIYSMTAIAVDRYMAIIHPLKPRLSATATKVVIMCIWVLAVVLALPLCFYSITRSLPYRTICYVAWPRPTEDSFMYHIIVMVLVYMLPLVVMGITYTIVGMTLWGGEIPGDSSDNYQGQLQAKRKVVKMMIVVVVTFALCWLPYHVYFIVTGLNKQLNKLKSIQQVYLSVLWLAMSSTMYNPIIYCCLNGRFRAGFKRAFLWCPFVHMSSYDELALHTARHHPRNQSSMCTLSRVDTSIHGADHSRRTHKSTKSQHQSKVSSTKESTLGARNSLCRETTFASELLN; encoded by the exons ATGGCTGTACCGCAAATCGGTTCAAACATCACGCGCAACTTTACGAATCAGTTTGTGCAGCCGCCGTGGCGCGTTGCGTTATGGTCTGTTGCCTACAGCTCCGTACTAGCGGTGGCGGTTTTCGGAAACCTCATCGTCATCTGGATCATTCTGGCCCATAAACGGATGCGAACCGTGACGAACTACTTCTTGCTGAACTTGGCTTTTTCTGATGCCTCCATGGCTGCCTTCAATACGCTGATCAACTTTATTTATGCCACACACGGCGAATGGTACTTTGGAGAAGCATACTGCAAGTTTCACAACTTTTTCCCCGTCACAGCCGTATTCGCCAGCATTTATTCCATGACCGCTATTGCAGTTGACAG ATACATGGCAATCATTCATCCCCTGAAGCCGAGACTGTCTGCCACAGCCACTAAGGTGGTGATCATGTGCATCTGGGTTTTGGCGGTGGTCCTCGCCTTACCCCTCTGCTTCTACTCCATCACCCGAAGCCTGCCCTATAGGACCATCTGCTACGTCGCATGGCCACGACCCACAGAGGACTCATTTAT GTATCACATCATAGTGATGGTACTAGTCTACATGCTGCCCCTAGTAGTGATGGGCATCACCTACACCATAGTGGGCATGACGCTGTGGGGAGGGGAGATTCCTGGAGACTCATCAGACAACTATCAAGGGCAGCTACAAGCCAAGAGGAAG GTGGTAAAGATGATGATCGTGGTAGTggtgacctttgccctctgcTGGTTGCCATATCACGTGTACTTCATTGTGACTGGCCTGAACAAGCAGTTAAACAAGCTGAAATCCATCCAGCAGGTCTATTTATCAGTGCTTTGGCTGGCCATGAGCTCCACTATGTACAATCCCATCATCTACTGCTGTCTCAATGGCAG GTTCCGAGCAGGCTTCAAGAGGGCCTTCCTCTGGTGCCCATTTGTCCACATGTCGAGCTATGATGAGTTGGCACTGCACACAGCCCGCCACCATCCGCGCAATCAGAGCAGCATGTGCACGCTGTCCCGTGTTGACACCAGCATCCATGGCGCTGACCACAGCCGCAGGACCCACAAGAGCACCAAGTCCCAGCACCAAAGCAAGGTTAGCAGTACCAAGGAGAGCACGCTGGGGGCCAGAAACAGTCTCTGCAGGGAGACAACCTTCGCATCTGAGCTGCTTAACTGA